The region GTTTTGAGATATTTAAACTTATTAATTACTGATAATAATTTTTCTTTATATATAAATAGCAGGCTTCCAGCTGCTATTTCCCAAAACCTAAAAGGCATAAGGTAATAGGCTGCATTTATATTTATTTGAAGAAAATGGTAAAACCCAATTAATGAAATAAAAGCAAAGAATATAAGTATAATTCCAAGATATTTATATCCATTCTTGCTGCCATTCCCAAATCCTGAGAACCATGTGAGGAAAGGAAATATCAAGTAAAATTGTTCTTCTACTGCTAAAGACCATGTCTGGGTGAATGGATTTAACAATGTTGTCTCTGCAAAATAATTATTTGAAATTACAAAAAGGTGTATATTCGAGAAACCAAATGTTGAGAATAAGCCTGTCAGATAAGAAGAGACTGGTTGCGGATCAAATAAACTTATTACAAAGAACATTATAAGAACATAAAACAATAACGCAGGTAAAATCCTCTTTAACCTCCTTTCGTAAAAACCCAATATGAATTCTGATATCCTTGATTCTTGACGAGTTGCCAGTGAAGATGTAATTACATAACCTGAAATTACAAAGAAAATATCTACACCTAAGAACCCACTGGGAAGTAAATCATTATTTATATGGTTAATTATAACTGCAATTACTGCTATCGCTCTTAACCCATTTATTTCTGGTCTAAAGCCTTTAGTGCTTAAATTCTCTTTCTCATAATAATCTTTGTGAAATAGATCATATTGCGATTTGCTTTTCATTCTTATTCAGCAGATTTCTCTTGACAAATGAGGAATTACGCTGACTGCTGAAGCATTAAAACATATTTTTCTAGATTATCTAGGTACGCTAGATCAGGCTGTTACTTTTGAAATGATAAAAAGCCTAAAATTAACCTATAACTACCTTTGGCTGATTTCTCTTCTTTTACAAATTCAGCTATTTATGTATAAATCCTATAAGCGCTTTACATTCCATTTCTAGCTTTTCCTGAAAGACTCTTCGTTTTGGACAAAAATAAAGAGCTATTTCTTTGTACTCAAAAGCTCTTTCCCTTTACTTATGTCAACTGCATCTCCAATGAGTTTTTCACTCAATTGCCATAGTTGTTCTCTTTCATCGCTATTTAAAGCTGATGGTGCTATACGGCAAATCTTCGGATAACCTCTGAAATTAAACCTAGGTCCATATTGCTCCCCAGTTTTTGCCGTTGGATCTGTTGCAGCGAGAAGCTGAGGGAGGGCCCCCATACGAGAACTCTGAAACATTGGATCCATTAATTTATAGGCTATAGCCTCTTGCCAAGATCCATTAAGTTTTACTGATGTAGATTGCAAGTTCGTTCGAGCCAAGCCCGGATGGGCAGAAAGCGAAGCAATATCTAAATTTGATTGCTGTAATCTTTTACTCAGCTCCAAAGCGAACATAACATTCGCAAGTTTGCTTTGAGAATAAGAAGACCACCGATCATATCCCTCCCCCCCTTGAAGATCATCCAAATTAATTTTGCCCATATATTGAGCTCCAGAAGAAACAGTTACAACACGACTCCCGGGTTGTTTAGCAATTAATGGCAACAGCTTAAGGGTCAAAGCCATATGGCTAAGATGATTAACTGCGAATTGGAGTTCAAACCCTTGTTTGCTAAATGTTTGAGGAGGAGCCATTACACCAGCATTATTAATCAAGAGATCTAATTTTTTATATTTGACAGCAATTTTATCTAGCGCTTCATTTACTTTTTCTAAATCAGCAAGATCTATCTCTAGTACATCAATTTTTCCACAATCAGTTTCATCAAGAAGTTTCTGTCGTGATCTCTCAGCTTTTTCTAATGTGCGACAGCCAAGAATTACAGTTGCACCCTTCTCAAGTAAAGCTTGTGCTGTGTCGAAGCCCAAGCCACTATTTGCACCCGTTACAAAAACTGTTCGGCCTTCTTGGCTAGGAATTGAATTGATAGACCAAGTCATTTAATTGAAGAGCTTCCATATAAGAGATAATAGAAGTCACACAGCACTGAGATCTAAAGTTTTCTCAAACTTTACTCAAATCCAGTCAGAACGAGGAGATCAAAAACTATGCCTACACCTAAACTGGCTAATGAAAAGCGAACAAAAATAGACAAGGATGCTAGATGAAGCGTTTAATCAACTTTATACCCTGCTCAGATAATTTCTTGTCATCAGGTCTCTATCTACAATCTTACTAGTTGAAATTTCTTGGACGGAGAACCTGCTCTTTAAACGTGAAATCTTTTTTCTCAAACGAGCAATGATGACCATAAAGAATTTTCAACTTGTATCTGTTATATCAACAGTACAAACACATGCAATACTCTCCTGAGAGGATGTTCTTTAACTGAACAAAGAGTGATAAATATTTTGTATTGATTGATTGCGAGCCAAGCGAGCATATGGCAGCATCAAGAACAGTTTATAAAAGTATCAAGTGTTTTATCTGACTGAAAATAATTTCTCAGTAAATATTTTTGCCCAAACTCAAGGAGCTATTGAGAAAACTGTAGAACTAATTAATAACCCTATCAACAGTTTTGCATGGGGTTGGCCAACAGTTACCCTCATTGCTCTCACTGGAATCGTCTTGATGGCGGGGCTCAATTTCATGCCTCTGCTTCGGCTCCCTTATGGGTTTAAAACATTACTTAATAGCTCAGAAAAATTAAAAGGAGAGGGACAGATAAGTCCGTTCCAAGCCTTAATGACATCACTGTCAGCAACGATTGGGACTGGCAATATTGCTGGTGTTGCTGCAGCAATAGCAGTGGGGGGGCCTGGCGCCATTTTTTGGATGTGGTTAATAGCAATTTTTGGAATTGCTACCAAATATGCCGAAGGAGTTTTAGCTGTTCACTTTCGTGAAGTTGATTCGCTAGGAAACCACGTTGGTGGTCCTATGTACTACATAAAAAATGGCCTAGGTAGCAGATGGGCTTGGTTAGGAGGATTATTTGCTCTTTTTGGAATGCTGGCAGGGTTTGGCATTGGTAATGGCGTCCAGTGCTTCGAAGTTTCAAGTGCTCTTGCATTAGCGGGAGTACCGAAGCTCCTTACAGGAATTGTTTTAGGGATCCTCGTTTTTTCTGTCATTGTTGGCGGTGTCCAACGTATTGCAAAAGCAGCCTCTGCAATAGTGCCCTCCATGGCACTTTTGTATGTGTTTGCTTGTTTGATAATTATCCTTAGTAATTTCTCGGATGTCCCATCAGCCTTTGCAACAATATTTTCAAATGCTTTTACGGGCAAAGCCGCTGCTAGTGGGACATTGACTCAAGTAATACTAATGGGCTTTAAAAGAGGCATATTTTCAAATGAAGCAGGTTTAGGAAGTGCTCCAATAGCTCATGCATCTGCAAAAACTAATGATCCTGTCCAACAAGGGACCATTGCAATGCTTGGAACATTTATTGACACCATTGTTATTTGCACAATGACTGCTTTAGTAATCATTACTACAGGTGCATATCAAACAGGAGAGTCTGGATCTGATCTTTCAATCACTGCTTTTAATAGTGGAATTGCTGGAAGTGGATGGATTGTTCTTGTTGGTCTAGTTTTATTTGCATTCACTACTGTCCTTGGATGGAGCTTATATGGAGAACGATGCACAGAGTATCTATTTGGAACTAAGGCAATCATGCCTTTCCGATTAGTCTGGGTCTCTGTTGTAGTTATTGGTTCTGTGGCTGGAGATAGAGGGATTGTTTGGGCTGTTGCAGATACTTTAAATGGATTGATGGCTATCCCTAACTTGATAGCTCTTTTACTTCTCTCAAAAACAGTTTTCAAACTTACACGCAATTATCGTTTCAATGATTCAGTTTAGGATTAATTATTTCTCTTCCTAGCCACGCTCATTTTTCCCATTTAAGACACACATGACGAGCATCAAATTTCTTGCTGGACTATGACAAAAATTAACCACTTTCTAATAAAAAGTGACCCTTCCGTTATACCAATGAGTTAAGGGAAAAGAAGAGATCCTGTACAAACCTTGTTTGAACTTTTCACCACACTCATTCTTGGCTAGATAGAGGAACAGAATGAGTTCTTGAAATATTTGCTCCAACTGCATTGAGCTTTTCTGCGAAATCTTCATAACCTCTATCGAGGTGCTCCAAACCTTGAATAACGCTTGTTCCATTTGCAGCAAGGCTTGCTAACACCATTGCAGCACAGGATCTTAAGTCCCCTCCTGTAACAGACGTTGCCTTTAAATTGTTGCCACCAATAACAACAGCAGTATTGCCTTCTAGCACAATCGTTGCTCCCATTCTCTGTAATTCACCAACATGCTGCATTCTGTTTTCAAAAACAGTTTCTTGAATTTTCGAGATCCCCTTGACCGTAGTCATCAGTGCCATAAAAGGAGCTTGTAAATCAGTCGGGAATCCTGGGAATGGCCTTGTGGTGATATCTACTGCTTGAAGATTTTTTCTTGGAATTACGCTTAGAGTGTTACCTGAGTATTCGATTAAACAGCCACATTCTTGCAGCTTTAAAATCACAGCTTCTAAGTGTTCTGGAACAACAGGAGAGATAGTTAAAGGAGAACGTGTAATAGCTGCTGCGACAAGAAATGTCCCGGCCTCAATACGATCTGGCATGACAGTATAGCTACATCCCTTTAGACGATCAACTCCTTCAATAGTGATCTGAGAAGTTCCTGCACCTTGAATCTTGGCACCCATCTCGTTCAACATCGTTGCTAGATCTTGAATCTCAGGTTCTTCTGCTGTGTTCTCAAGAATTGTCGTCCCTTGAGACAAAGTCGCTGCCATCAAGATGGTTTCAGTGGCTCCAACGCTTTTGCAATTAAATCTGATTCGTGCACCGATTAATCGTTTTTGAGGACTAATCGCTTTTGCGACAACATAATCATTCTGAATTTCAACTCTTGCTCCTAAGGCTTTCAAAGCTTGAATATGCTCATCAATAGGTCTTGCTCCTATTCTGCAACCACCAGGCAATGGAATCTTAGCTTCCCCAAACCTCGCAAGGAGAGGGCCTATACAAAAGAAGCTTGCTCTAAGCGAATGAAAAGCTTCACAAGACAAATCCTTTGAAAAAAGGCTCAGTCCACTGGTCATTATCTCTAATTGATTCTTATTTCGTCTTAGCTCTACACCCATAGAGACTAATAACTTAGACATAACCTCAACATCTGTAAGAAGAGGAACATTAGAAAGAAAAACAGACCTATCAGCAAGTAAAGCTGCAGCCATAAGGACCAAAGAAGAATTCTTTGCACCACTAACTCTTATATGACCAGATAATTTTTGACTTTCTAGAACTTGCAAGTACTTCCTAGAAAGAAAATCTTGATTGAGAGTCAATTGATTCTAAGTATTAGTCATAGGCATACAAAGAAATGCTAAAAAGAATTTTCTTGATCCATTGCAGTGCAGTATCTTTTTTGAGAAGGCAGATCACCTTGTCCCCAACATTCGGCAACTAAAGATGTTGTGTTTCCATCACAAGCCTCTTGTCCCATAGTTTTTCTATAGCCAGAAGTTTCATTTAGATAAAGACCAATCCGATATGGAACATCACAATTATTTGGTAGCTCTGTTAAAGGTTGTTCAAAAAATGACAAAGGCGCAAAAATAGTGACCATTGCAATAAATAATTTGTGATGCATCTCTAAACCTGATCAGGTGTGAATAGATCAGACAACTTTTTAGGTGGAATCACCTCGCGTAATTGACTATGAACTTTTTCACAACGAGTATCTCTTCTTAAGCAAGGTTCATCACTTCTAACTTCAACTGAACATTCTCTTTTACTTTTGTCACTCCAGGAAATTAATACGTTTACCTTGGATTGGTAATTATCCCCGACGTTCTTGCACTCTGCAAAGATTTGAGCAGGGCTACTAAAGTCATTTGAAATATGCAATCCAGCATTCTCAAGCACAGAAGTGAAACTGCTAAACAAGCAATCACCCTCAACTTCACTTAGATATTGAAAGAAAGCCATAACTAATGCTAAGAACTCGCAAAAGATAGTGACCCCCATCACCGGTCTTCGCCAACGGCATAAGCAAGTAACGCCTAGCCGCCTACCCCTCAATGAGTAGACTCTCTACCCATAGCCTATCACGTCAAGATAATACAAAGGAAGGTGTTTAATATTCTCTTAAGGCTTTTGCGAATTATTGTTTATTTAGTCTTCCGCAGTGCTGTTGGACGTACTAGTTGTCGAAGATGATTTCATCCTCTTGGATTTCTTATACCAAGAGCTATCTAATCAGATTAATTCTCTAGGAGGAATCGTCAGAAAGGCTTCTTCTCTTGATGATGCACGTAAATTAATTTCCCAGAAAAGTCCTGATTGGATTCTTGTGGACCTACTTCTTCCCGATGGATCAGGTATTGAATTGGCGGAAGAGTTCATTCTAAATAAACCCAACTCAAAAGTTTTAATACTGACTGCACAAGCCGATCAATATGTACTGCCTGCAACTCTTCTAAAAAACGTACATGCATTGATTAATAAGGCTGATGGTTTAGCACCTCTAAGGGAAGCAGTTTGGGAGATATTGAAAGAAGTTGATAGCACTTTCCCAGAATTAAATAGCCTTACTCCAAGACAAATGGAATTTCTTCACCTTATTGGGAAAGGACTAGATACTGCGCAAATCGCCAAGAAGTTAGATGTTAGTTTTTCCACCGCTCAGACACATAGGCGACAAATTACTCGTAAATTAAAAATTAAGGGTTCGGCATTAGTAACCTTTGCAAAGACTCTTCCTAAATCCTTGTGAGAAACTCTATTCTTCATAAAGAACGAAAGAAAGCAATATCTTTTGTTGTTCTGAATATTTGTGCAATAGCATCCTATTTTCTTCTCGCAATTATTTCCAAAAAAGCATTTGCTTGGGAGTCACCAGCTATAACACTTTGGCCAGCATCAGGATTAGCTAATGCATTAGCAGTTTCTTATGGATGGAATGTATTTCCTGGACTAGTAATTGGTAATTTACTTGGCACCTCTTTTGATCCACAGACAGGTTTTTCTTTTCAAGCATTTATGCTCCCAGTAGCCTTTGCCGCTGGGGCTCAAGCAGCTTTGATCCGTTGGATATTAATACGCCACAACATTTTAGATGATAGTCTGACTCGTTTTTCGAAACTGCTCACTTTCCTTTTATGGATTGGTCCGTTAGGGAATTGGCCTGCCGCTACGACCTTCCTTTTATACAATTTGACTCATGCAGATAATTCAGTCCTTTTAAGTCAAGTATTTACAAGTTCATTCTTCTGGTGGAGTGGAGACTCCCTTGGCTCACTGATCATTTTCCCTTTACTTATATTGCTTTTGCCATTAAATCGTCCAATTTGGGAGGACCGAAAAATATATCTTCTAAGCCCACTCCTTGTTTTGATAGCTGTACTTGTTTCCGCAGCATTGATAGAACGAGCACTGCTAGAAAGAATTCAAATCACTCCTGCACTATTAGCACCTCTTCAAGATTTAAGACTTTTGTCAAATTCTGCTTGGACTCTCCTGGCTCTTGGAATGCTTGGCTTAATTTTGCAAATATCAGGCAAATCTCTTGAACAGGAAGGACTTATAACTCGTTCCCGTTTAGCTGCAGATGCAGCAGGTGCTGTTATTCATGAAATTGGACAGCCATTAATTCGTTTACGATTACGGCTTGAAAGAATTGTTGCTTCCTTGGAGGAAAATACAGATGAACCACTTGGGAATTCATCTTCTTGTTCAGAGCTGAAGAGTCAAGCGGAACAAAGCCTAAATGAATTAAATTCTGTAGTTTTAAATACTAGATCCATTCAAGATTTAACCTTGGCAGGGATCCGGGATTCAAGTTCAGCAGATCTAAAAGATGCAATAGCGACATCAGCTACACAACTTCGACAAGAGTTAGATCGTTTAGATCAAGACTTGAATATCTCAATAAGCAATCAATTACCTAATGTGAGCGCTGGACAAATTCAATTGCAAGCTGCTATTAGGAATCTCCTCTCTAATGCAAGTAAAGCTGCTGGCGAGAACGGTGTCATTCGTGTATCTGTTAGTTATTCCTCTAACTATGTTTACTGTGAAATTGAAGATTCAGGCATTGGGTTTAATCCTCTTAATATGCCTGATGGCAAGAAAAGGTTTAAGTCTCATTCAAATGGAATGGGGCTTGGCTTAATGATCGTTCAAAGAGTTGTAGACGATAATGGCGGAAGGATTCACTTTACGAATTCAGAAGAACTTAGGGGCGCAAAAGTAAAGATTTGGCTAAAACCAAGTTAAGATTAGTTCTGAAAAAAAGTTTGACAACTTAAGTCCTTATCTTCGATGGATTCGTTTGGTTCTAATCATCCAGCAGTTGCAGGGAAAGGATGGGTTTGTTCAAAGAAGCCACTTTGGGAAAAAGGACTCTCAACTTTAGGGAGTGCTAGTGTTCCCTCTACTACTAGCGAAAAATGTCCTCAGGTTGAACCTGAAGTTGGGAAAAACAATTCTTGTTTAAACGGACTTACTGCAGAAGAGATCTCTAAACATCCACTAGTCAATAGTCAAAGGCCAAACAGAGCCCCAGTGGATTGGGGCTCGAAGTTTAAATAATGAAACGCCTGCTGCTACTCCTATCTTTGATGATTTGCTTGGATGCCTTAGATGCTGAAGAGCTAAACCAAGTAGCGCATAGAAAATGCAAATTAAGGAGTGGTAATGATTACGAAAACTGCTACCGTTATTTTTCTCGGATTTATCCAACAAAAAATACCGATCCTATTTCTTCTAATAATAAACATCAACCTTTGATAGTTAATCTCAAGAATTTTGGTGATCCAAGTAGTGATATTGCCGACAAAGACTTTTTGAAACTTCATTTCAAATTGATGTATGCATACTGGCTTGAGCATGCGAGAAAGCGAGGTGCGAATTTACCTCTCCCGACACTACGCTTAGACAATGGTTATCTTATGGGATGTGGTAAAAGACTAGTTTCTAAATCCCCCAACATTTATTGTCCTGATTCTAGTGAAATCACTCTTGATGTAAGGCCATTAATTAGAGGTTTTAGCGATAGACAAAGCCTTAACTTGAGTTATCTAAGTTTGGCAATTTTGTCTCATGAATTTGGGCATCATGTTAATCAACATATTGGTAGAGAAAAGTATCGTAGCAATGAAGAAAATGAAGCTGATTGGAGAGCTGGTAAGTACTTAGCATATGTAATCTCTAACAAGTTAATGCCTTTAGAAGGATTAACTAATGGTGCAAATCTCTTTTTTAGTGTTGGAGATTTTCATTTACATTCAGAGCATGGTAACCCAAAAGGTAGATTTAAGGCTTTCATGAATGGCTTCAATGATGAATCTATGGGTATAGGTAGTTTTGCTGGAGAATGGCTACAAGATACTAATGAGACCTTCTCCAAAAGAATTCATAAAAGCTACAGCATTAATACTGACATATTGTATTTTGATGTTTATAGATTTGAAATCGACAGGAGTAGGCAAATTGCTGGAAATATTTTTGCAGGTGTCATTGGCGTGCTGAACTGTTCACAAGGCAATAAGGAAGACTGTGCTCATTCACTACTTTATCAAGGGAAAGCCAAGCCTGAAGGTTGGTTCAGAAAGCAGAGAATGATCATTAACTGTCAAAGCAACACCTTTGATATTGAGGGCGACGAATTTAAGAGTCAATCAATAAATTCAGATGGAAAAGGGCAGGCTCAATACTTATCTCAAAGAGATTGCTAGAGATCTCCTTAGCTTATTTTCGCGCAATAGCTGAAAAAGATATTGACTACTGGCTAATGAGCAGTTAGAAGCTTTTGATAGCAATAGATCTTAGCGATCCCTGTAAATCTGTTTTAGCAAAATTGTAGCAAACCCTTTCTGCAGACTTAGTCAATAAAGTAGAACAAATCATCCAAAGAAGAATTCAATCTCCTTTTGTTTTAACCCTTCCCAACCAGCTTCCACAAGCCGCTTATGCAGTGTGTCTTGATCGAAGTGTTTTGCTCCTGATCGAACAATTCGATTTCGCATTGATTTTTTAACTCCACTCCTTTTTCTGGCCCCTTCTTTATCCATAACTTCTCGGTAAAGATTGAGCATCTCTAAAGGAATTTTACTGCCATCGAGATCTAGGCCAACTTCAATAGCTTTATCAATTGCATCAGGTCCAGAAAAATCCATTCTCTAAAGAAATCTATGATTAGATACTAAAGATACATCAGCAGCTGAGCCCAAGGCTGTATCCAATGGGGCCATCAGAGCATCAAATCCTTTAGTAGTATAAGTTTCTTCTTGAATATCAGCTTGGCCGAAGTCTGCACGAACAAGGTCAAAACTCGGGCTGTCAAGAAATGCATTTCAATTCTCCACACAAGTCCATACAACGTCAAAATGTCTAACTGGCTTAATAACTTCGTTGAATATTTTTCTCCATCAGCTTCGCATTTAGTTAATGAATCAAAAGGGGCGGAGCTTATATGAGTAGATCTGAGTGCTTCGCCTTTTATAGGGGTTTAACCAGTGAAAGTTCCTCAATAGAGATAATAAGTTTCAGCGCTAGCAGCTGTTGGTATCGCTATAGCTGCGATTAAGGATAGTAAGAATCGTTTCCTATTTCCTTTCGAGCAATTTTTGAAATCCTCTTCATTTCAAGGAAGAATAGAGAACCAAACTCGGGTAATTTTTAGATTTCATCGCCTCAAAAAAGCCTCATACCAGCAAAAATAGACACTTGAATCCCTTGCTATGAATGATATCTTCTACTGGCTAATAAAAGTAGACCTTTGAGTAAATCTCGGCAAATCGTCGAGTTCACTCAAACATTCCCTCACTTATTTCTCTTTACTTTTAGTCAGTCATTGCTTCTTCCTTCTGACGAAGATGAAATAAGCAACGACTCCTATTAGAAGAACAAAATCAAGTGCGATATGCCAAGGCGGATATAGCTGATGAAATAATTCGAGCATTAGGAGGATCGGAACAAATTAAGCAGGATCGAAACAATCAAACTGATAGCAATACAACTAATAACTGGAAAATAAAAGGTTGAATTCTCACCTTTCAAAGCTATGTCACCAGGCAATTGACCTATACCTACCTCCTTTAAGTAAGGATAGAGAACACCTATGGCTGCAATTCCAAGTCCGAGTGTAATAAGTAGTTTTTGCATTTCTTTTTCCTTCTCTTTATTTTTTCGAATCAATCACAAAGCATATAATTGTTCTAAAAGCTTCTCACCTTCGTCACAGATAGTTTGCTGTGATGGAAAGTACTCATTAGCACAACTGCATTTGCCCTTCGGTTGATTATTGATCCAATTGATCAATCCCGTTCTGATCGGGCAAGGGCATATTTTGCCTTTAGTTAATGAGTTCATTTCATCGCAAGTTAAGTCATCTCCACCCTTGATAAACAGAGCCTCTTTCAACCTAAGGGTAATGATGTCATTCCACTGATCGAAACATTCGATGTGACCAATTAAATCATTCCATGCATCAATACTTGAATTATATTGCTGCCTTTTGGTCTCTTCTAGAAAGACACCTTTGATAAATGCATTACAATTTTCTGCTTCGCTAATTGTAAATGGAGTGATTTTTTGACCCGAAGAGACCTGAGAACAACACTTTTCAAGAGAACTTATTTTTTGTTCAACTGCAAAAAGCCTAGCCTCTAGAGTTCGTTCAGAAATAGTGTTATTTAATTGATTAGTTATAGCATCAGAAACAAGCTCTGTTAAGGTTCTGCGTTGCTTACTCGCTTCAGATTTCAGCTTTAACAATAAGTCAGGATTAATATTAATGTTTAACTGAGTTCTAAGCATGACTTTAAAATTAATCTCTGCAAAATGAACCTATTGCATCAATATAGAAAAACTAATCGGATTTAGGAACAAAATTTAGCTTTTTTGAGATCTTGCCAACGTCTAGATAGGTCTAGACACGTCTAGAGGCTCTAGCTAGTATCTAAATGTCCTAAAAACAGCTAAGCAACATGTCTGAGGATTTAACTAATAATTCTGTAGGCCCTCAAATAACTATGGAGTTAAATAACGAGGTCATGGCTAAGCTGAACTATATAGCAAAAGAGAGGAAGATGACTATCAATGAACTGATTAATCGCCTTCTAGCAGAATCAATTTAGGAGCAAGAGCTACTTGCTAAAGAAAACATAACCATAAGTGATCCCATGACTTGTAAGCTATCTCTATAAATCTATTCTAGAAAAATTCCAGCAATCTCTTCATCTAAGATTCCATTGAACAAAAGAACAAATAACCGAAGAAATCACAGCTGAATATGCCAAAAAAGCTCAAAAAGATGCTGAATGGGCATACAACAATGCAATAGAAAAGTTCTACTACTCAATGTTGGAAGTTATTTTCTTAAGGATCAAAAGTCATCTCAGCCCCGAAGGGTTAAAAAAAGTTTTCGAGATGGACGATAAAAGGAAGAACAATGAAACCTTGGGAGTTGAATTTAGCCAGAAAACTTGGGCTGTTTTAGCGGAATCTTGGACAGCAGCAGAAGGTCTAGCTATGAGAAAAATCGCTGATCTCTACGAACTAGAGATAGCTGATTTTGATATATCTAAGATTGAGAGACTTAATAAGAAAACTGATACGCCAAGATATGAGCCAACTAATAGATCAGAAAGAATATAATGAATAGTAACTAGTAGCATCTCATTCAAGTAAAATTCGTACAAGCCTAAAAGCGTCTAAAAGGTCCCGCACTTCTCCCTCGCATTGGCTGATATAAATAGAAGCTAACGAATGAACTCATTTGTTGATTACATAAATACTTCTAAAGGTCTTAACACCGCAATTCTTGTAATCATTGTCATCGGTGCTATCAATACGATTCTGCTTAACTTCTTTGTAAGGAAAAGGTTTAGCAAAGCAGTAGCAGAGAGCAAGAAGAGAGAACTTCAACAGGAAAAGATCGATAGATTATCTCCTAAAAAGCCAGAGGGTAAGTGAAAAGATCTTCCTCCTTGGATGGAAAGACTATCTCAGAACAGTGGAACTATATGGACCTATGGAATTATCACAATTACTGTATTTATCAATCATGAAATACTGAAGTAATAGTTAGATGACTCTTAGTCCTCATAAACAGCACAAAATTTATATCGCAGCAACGATGGTATATGGGCTTGGTTCAGAAGATCCTGAAGAAGTTAGCTATTGCACGCAAATCAAAGAAGAGATGAAGAAAGATAGAAAAAACGGGAATCTAGGAATATCGAGATCTAACTAAAACTTTTCTTGATTTAAGAGATAATAGAAGCAATTAAGCCGTGATCTGTTTCTTGCCACTTGAAATACCACTAACTTTTAATCTTCTGATTTTTCCATCTTCCCAAATCCAAAAAACAGGATCGGCTGTTTTTGCTTTCTGCAAGTCAGCTTGATGTCTCAAACTAACAGGCTTAAATTCCTTAGTTGGATCGAAATCGCTATCTCTAACTGCCTGATTCAATACAATACTGCCTTCCGGCCCTGAGACAGATCGGTGATAAGTACCAATAGGTATCTGGAGAGCACCCATTTTTTGATTGAGATAAATCACATGATGAGGCTCTTCCCATTCGGG is a window of Prochlorococcus marinus subsp. marinus str. CCMP1375 DNA encoding:
- a CDS encoding small RNA NsiR4-regulated ssr1528 family protein: MDFSGPDAIDKAIEVGLDLDGSKIPLEMLNLYREVMDKEGARKRSGVKKSMRNRIVRSGAKHFDQDTLHKRLVEAGWEGLKQKEIEFFFG
- a CDS encoding Zn-dependent protease is translated as MKRLLLLLSLMICLDALDAEELNQVAHRKCKLRSGNDYENCYRYFSRIYPTKNTDPISSNNKHQPLIVNLKNFGDPSSDIADKDFLKLHFKLMYAYWLEHARKRGANLPLPTLRLDNGYLMGCGKRLVSKSPNIYCPDSSEITLDVRPLIRGFSDRQSLNLSYLSLAILSHEFGHHVNQHIGREKYRSNEENEADWRAGKYLAYVISNKLMPLEGLTNGANLFFSVGDFHLHSEHGNPKGRFKAFMNGFNDESMGIGSFAGEWLQDTNETFSKRIHKSYSINTDILYFDVYRFEIDRSRQIAGNIFAGVIGVLNCSQGNKEDCAHSLLYQGKAKPEGWFRKQRMIINCQSNTFDIEGDEFKSQSINSDGKGQAQYLSQRDC
- a CDS encoding DUF2905 domain-containing protein, yielding MQKLLITLGLGIAAIGVLYPYLKEVGIGQLPGDIALKGENSTFYFPVISCIAISLIVSILLNLFRSS